The following are encoded together in the Salvelinus fontinalis isolate EN_2023a chromosome 38, ASM2944872v1, whole genome shotgun sequence genome:
- the LOC129837881 gene encoding membrane-spanning 4-domains subfamily A member 4D-like gives MKYTFQSDECMVITIPLGSLRDAQEGQLMPEKFHCVFKDVYKVFLKGQPKALGAAQLIAGVLVLILGLLLVQHRPLVLIYTMTSVLFVAAGILTYAAGHSPDMCVAKLSFSLNIVSCFWTLAAVALCTADVISFGFHGDHQEVFSGIKWMIVVLLVIELVVAMVVIYWESKAVCRQHFNILPMVTLKQDV, from the exons ATGAAGTACACATTTCAGTCAGATGAGTGCATGGTCATCACTATACCTCTGGGCAGTCTCAGAGATGCTCAGGAGGGCCAGCTGATGCCTGAGAAGTTCCACTGTGTCTTCAAAGATGTCTACAAGGTCTTCCTCAAGGGTCAGCCTAAAGCTCTGGGG GCAGCTCAGCTCATTGCTGGAGTCCTTGTCTTGATTCTGGGGCTACTGCTTGTCCAGCACAGACCATTAGTTCTGATATACACCATGACCAGTGTCCTG TTTGTTGCTGCCGGAATACTGACCTATGCTGCAGGTCATTCTCCAGATATGTGTGTG GCCAAACTGTCATTTTCCTTGAACATCGTCAGCTGTTTCTGGACATTAGCTGCTGTTGCTCTCTGCACTGCTGATGTTATCTCTTTTGGTTTCCACGGGGACCATCAAGAG GTATTTTCTGGAATCAAATGGATGATTGTAGTTCTCCTGGTCATTGAACTGGTCGTTGCCATGGTGGTGATCTACTGGGAGAGTAAAGCAGTGTGCAGACAGCACTTCAACATTCTG CCCATGGTCACCCTGAAGCAGGACGTATGA